Proteins found in one Herbiconiux sp. A18JL235 genomic segment:
- a CDS encoding bile acid:sodium symporter, whose translation MTSVVRWWDARQVPIYLAALGVGAVVGLLAPDSAVPLGGAITPLLALLLFATFLAVPLVELGRAVRDLRFMITVVAVNFIAVPIIVFPLSRLVADDSGLLVGLLFVLLTPCIDYVVVFTGLAGGARARLLAATPLLMVLQIVLLPLYLLLFAGPEAASSIEPGTFVEAFLLLVAAPLAAAALVQALSRQRRSRGAATAVAAVEGAAASAMVPLMAVVLAVVVASQLAEVGRDAGALLRLVPIYAVFLVVMLAVGILVSRAAGIDVPGRRAVVFSGATRNSLVVLPLALALPESLGLAPLAVVTQTLVELVGLVVLVRLVPAMLPAAGTTGDEDGSRATPASG comes from the coding sequence GTGACGTCGGTGGTGAGGTGGTGGGACGCGCGACAGGTGCCGATCTACCTCGCCGCCCTGGGCGTCGGCGCGGTCGTGGGCCTGCTCGCTCCGGATTCGGCGGTACCGCTCGGCGGCGCGATCACCCCGCTGCTCGCACTTCTGCTGTTCGCCACGTTCCTCGCCGTGCCGCTCGTCGAGCTGGGGCGCGCGGTGCGCGATCTGAGGTTCATGATCACCGTCGTCGCGGTCAACTTCATCGCCGTCCCGATCATCGTCTTCCCGCTGTCGCGCCTGGTCGCCGACGACTCCGGGCTGCTCGTCGGCCTGCTGTTCGTGCTGCTCACCCCCTGCATCGACTACGTCGTCGTCTTCACCGGCCTCGCCGGCGGCGCGAGGGCCCGATTGCTGGCCGCCACTCCCCTGCTCATGGTGCTGCAGATCGTGCTGCTGCCGCTGTACCTGCTGCTGTTCGCGGGGCCGGAAGCGGCGTCGTCCATCGAGCCGGGCACCTTCGTCGAAGCGTTCCTCCTACTCGTGGCGGCTCCGCTCGCCGCCGCGGCGCTCGTGCAGGCGCTGTCGAGGCAGCGGCGATCCCGGGGCGCGGCGACCGCCGTCGCCGCCGTCGAGGGTGCCGCCGCCTCCGCCATGGTGCCGCTCATGGCCGTCGTGCTCGCCGTCGTGGTCGCCTCCCAGCTCGCCGAGGTGGGCAGGGACGCGGGGGCGCTGCTGCGGCTCGTTCCGATCTACGCGGTCTTCCTCGTGGTGATGCTCGCCGTCGGCATCCTCGTGTCCCGTGCGGCCGGGATCGACGTCCCCGGCCGCCGTGCCGTCGTGTTCAGCGGCGCGACCCGCAACTCGCTGGTGGTGCTGCCGCTCGCTCTGGCGCTCCCCGAGTCGCTCGGCCTCGCCCCGCTCGCGGTGGTCACGCAGACGCTCGTCGAGCTCGTCGGCCTGGTCGTGCTCGTGCGGCTCGTGCCCGCAATGCTCCCCGCGGCCGGGACGACGGGCGATG